A stretch of the Marinobacter sp. JH2 genome encodes the following:
- a CDS encoding aminopeptidase — protein sequence MKQLSQVYLILLLLAALPGCSSMRYYTQAISGHVSLMMRSEPVENVLQHSDTPPELSRALSSAQSARTFAEQTLRLPVDGAFSSFVALEHPWVVVNLVAAPEFSLTPKQWCYPFVGCQAYRGYFDLAMAKKTQKHFDNQGYDTFIGAVTAYSTLGWFDDLLHTGFTHLSEDRMIALMFHELAHRVVYLNGDTAFNESFATAVELEGLRLWLEREGSPEAFERALLRLEHRNRTLELVGDTSETLRRLYAQQNELDRIQLRQRKQKTLDDLASQYEALAARYPEPGPLGSAPVQLNNAKLALFQQYNQHVPAFRQLLKESDFDFERFYETVSRLSDQPETERKDTLNALSERFHEHF from the coding sequence ATGAAACAGCTTAGTCAGGTCTATCTCATATTGCTACTGTTAGCGGCACTTCCGGGCTGCTCATCAATGCGTTATTACACTCAAGCTATTTCCGGCCATGTCTCGTTAATGATGCGCAGCGAGCCGGTAGAGAATGTTTTACAGCACTCCGACACCCCACCGGAATTGTCTAGGGCTTTGTCGTCGGCCCAGTCGGCACGCACCTTTGCAGAGCAAACACTCAGGCTTCCCGTTGACGGTGCGTTTTCCAGTTTTGTGGCGCTCGAGCATCCTTGGGTCGTGGTCAATCTGGTGGCAGCGCCCGAGTTTTCCCTAACGCCAAAACAGTGGTGCTATCCCTTTGTCGGGTGCCAGGCTTACCGGGGTTATTTCGATCTGGCCATGGCAAAAAAAACCCAGAAACACTTCGACAACCAAGGGTACGATACCTTTATCGGCGCGGTCACGGCCTACTCCACGCTTGGCTGGTTTGATGACCTGCTGCACACCGGATTCACCCACCTTTCCGAAGACCGGATGATTGCCCTGATGTTTCATGAACTGGCGCATAGAGTGGTCTATCTGAATGGAGATACAGCGTTCAATGAGAGTTTTGCCACCGCAGTCGAGCTGGAGGGGTTGCGCTTGTGGCTAGAGCGCGAGGGCTCGCCTGAGGCCTTCGAACGTGCCCTGCTGCGATTGGAGCACCGCAATCGCACGCTGGAATTGGTTGGTGACACCAGCGAGACGTTACGCCGCCTGTATGCACAGCAGAACGAACTGGACCGCATTCAACTCAGGCAACGTAAACAGAAAACGCTGGATGATCTGGCAAGCCAGTACGAAGCTTTGGCGGCCCGCTACCCGGAGCCCGGCCCCTTAGGCTCTGCACCGGTGCAGCTGAACAACGCCAAGCTGGCGCTGTTTCAGCAATACAATCAGCATGTCCCGGCCTTCAGGCAGTTACTGAAAGAATCTGACTTCGATTTCGAGCGGTTTTACGAGACGGTTTCCCGGCTGTCAGACCAACCGGAAACCGAGCGCAAGGACACTCTCAACGCGCTGTCAGAGCGGTTTCACGAACACTTTTGA